A single region of the Blastopirellula marina genome encodes:
- a CDS encoding DUF2760 domain-containing protein has product MSRIGLAFKLFFQILFNSEVAQRAESLSLPAPQQEKKPEPPPPPPPPPKAKPPRPDGIDALVLLATLQREARFLDLFQEDLSEYDDAQIGAAVRDVQRDTKATLNRLFAISPVLSEEEGGRIELPASFDASEIRLVGNVQNEKPSGGTLVHRGWRATKCDVPKFNGTLEQAQVLNPAEVEV; this is encoded by the coding sequence ATGAGCCGAATTGGTTTAGCTTTCAAGCTCTTTTTCCAAATACTATTTAATTCTGAAGTCGCCCAGCGAGCGGAATCGCTTTCGCTGCCTGCCCCGCAGCAAGAGAAGAAGCCGGAGCCACCTCCTCCGCCGCCACCACCACCGAAGGCCAAGCCGCCGCGGCCCGATGGGATCGACGCGTTGGTGCTGCTGGCAACCTTGCAGCGCGAGGCCCGCTTCCTCGATCTGTTTCAGGAAGACCTGAGCGAGTACGACGACGCCCAGATCGGTGCCGCCGTTCGCGACGTGCAGCGCGACACCAAGGCGACCCTCAACCGGTTGTTTGCCATCAGCCCGGTACTTAGCGAAGAAGAAGGTGGACGCATCGAACTGCCAGCCTCCTTCGACGCCAGCGAGATTCGCCTGGTAGGGAACGTGCAGAACGAGAAGCCATCCGGCGGAACGCTCGTACATCGCGGCTGGCGTGCGACCAAGTGCGACGTCCCCAAGTTCAACGGCACCTTAGAGCAGGCCCAGGTTCTCAACCCGGCGGAAGTGGAGGTTTAA
- a CDS encoding MFS transporter — MATDAASLEAASLRRDPIVRATPFFYGWVMLGVAMITQYCTSPGQTYGVALFNKHIATSLATETFKAAHPGQEVVLTKQLIDAEIVTVTTAYLWGTILAAFPVPWIGALADRWGLRKTVTLVIVLFGLACMFMSQVEGPYALFVAFLAIRTLGQGSLTLLATNTADMWFQRKLGFANGIRNLSAPIAFGTFPVITIALISWFGWQQAYFALGVGVWAIMFPILIFVFRNHPEEVGQLPDGEKRSARKDSESESRGSFFMMPQLTLGEALTERSFWIVLSFMTMWAMIGTALMFMVVPYVESRGLSEEDAQVIFWTMAISMASCQFFGGILADYFKLNYLMVAGSVMLGIGVLVYLSIDSVWMAGAYGLTFGMAQGVAAAGSNSLLARYYGRAHLGKIKGFQMMSVVGGSAAGPFLMSQGKELLGSYDSVLWLFATMLFVQAVACFFATPPAAREEVADPSKYSHPQSTTHGTAPFTGTSSGDQPQPALQTAD, encoded by the coding sequence ATGGCCACCGACGCCGCCTCGCTTGAGGCAGCATCTTTGCGACGCGATCCGATCGTTCGAGCAACGCCGTTCTTTTATGGCTGGGTCATGCTGGGGGTCGCGATGATCACTCAGTACTGTACCAGCCCTGGTCAGACCTACGGCGTGGCACTGTTCAACAAGCACATCGCCACTTCGCTGGCGACCGAAACGTTCAAAGCGGCCCACCCAGGCCAAGAGGTCGTGCTGACCAAACAGCTGATCGACGCCGAGATTGTGACGGTCACGACCGCCTATTTGTGGGGGACCATCCTGGCCGCGTTTCCCGTTCCCTGGATCGGAGCACTCGCCGATCGCTGGGGGCTGCGTAAGACGGTGACCCTGGTCATCGTGCTGTTCGGCCTGGCGTGCATGTTCATGTCGCAGGTCGAAGGGCCGTATGCCCTGTTCGTGGCATTTCTGGCGATCCGAACTTTGGGGCAAGGCTCTCTCACGCTACTGGCGACCAACACGGCCGACATGTGGTTTCAGCGGAAGCTCGGTTTTGCCAACGGGATTCGCAACCTGTCCGCACCGATCGCGTTCGGCACGTTCCCGGTCATCACCATCGCCCTGATCAGCTGGTTCGGCTGGCAGCAGGCCTACTTCGCATTAGGGGTGGGCGTGTGGGCGATCATGTTTCCGATACTGATCTTCGTGTTCCGTAACCATCCCGAAGAGGTCGGCCAACTGCCCGACGGAGAGAAGCGATCGGCACGCAAGGATAGTGAATCGGAAAGTCGCGGGTCGTTCTTCATGATGCCGCAGCTGACGTTGGGTGAAGCCCTCACCGAGCGTTCGTTCTGGATTGTCCTTTCCTTCATGACGATGTGGGCCATGATCGGCACCGCGCTCATGTTTATGGTGGTGCCGTATGTCGAAAGCCGCGGTCTTTCGGAAGAAGATGCCCAGGTGATTTTCTGGACGATGGCCATCAGCATGGCCAGTTGCCAGTTCTTCGGCGGCATCCTGGCCGACTACTTCAAGCTGAACTACCTGATGGTGGCGGGCTCGGTGATGCTGGGCATCGGCGTGCTGGTCTACCTGTCGATCGATTCGGTTTGGATGGCCGGTGCGTATGGGCTGACGTTTGGGATGGCCCAAGGGGTGGCGGCTGCCGGTTCGAACTCGCTGCTGGCTCGCTATTACGGCCGAGCCCACCTCGGGAAGATCAAAGGGTTTCAGATGATGTCGGTCGTGGGTGGCAGTGCCGCCGGACCGTTTCTGATGAGCCAGGGGAAAGAACTTCTGGGCAGCTATGACTCAGTGCTGTGGTTGTTTGCTACTATGTTGTTCGTTCAGGCGGTTGCGTGCTTCTTCGCGACCCCGCCCGCCGCACGCGAGGAAGTGGCGGACCCCAGCAAGTATTCCCATCCGCAAAGCACTACCCATGGCACGGCTCCATTTACGGGGACTTCCTCCGGGGACCAACCGCAACCAGCTCTTCAAACTGCTGATTGA